A genomic segment from Alteribacillus bidgolensis encodes:
- a CDS encoding LytTR family DNA-binding domain-containing protein, whose product MRVSLDIDSAHEETTVTIHCKEMDDSIKEILDFLKGKKTEFIIGRNGSMQHILKPADIHYFHTKGEAVLAITSEGDFKVKEKLFELEQILPASQFIRLSKSVIANLHELKRFESSFNGTLCVYFKSGVKEYVSRHYVQSIKAALKMNRRINK is encoded by the coding sequence ATGAGAGTGTCTTTAGATATCGATAGTGCTCATGAAGAAACAACAGTGACCATTCACTGTAAAGAAATGGATGACTCCATTAAAGAAATTCTTGATTTTTTGAAAGGAAAAAAGACGGAATTCATCATTGGCAGAAACGGAAGCATGCAGCACATTTTAAAACCGGCAGATATCCACTACTTTCATACTAAAGGGGAAGCTGTTCTTGCTATTACTTCAGAAGGTGATTTTAAAGTGAAAGAAAAACTCTTTGAACTCGAACAGATTCTTCCTGCAAGCCAATTTATTCGTCTTTCAAAATCGGTTATTGCTAATTTACATGAATTAAAACGTTTCGAGTCATCGTTTAACGGCACACTTTGTGTGTATTTCAAGTCGGGGGTAAAAGAATATGTTTCCAGACATTATGTACAATCCATTAAAGCAGCTTTAAAAATGAACAGGAGGATAAATAAATGA
- the rfbA gene encoding glucose-1-phosphate thymidylyltransferase RfbA yields MKGIILAGGSGSRLYPMTKSISKQMLPVYDKPMIYYPLSVLMLSGIKDILIISTPKDTPRFQELLGDGSQFGISLSYKVQSSPDGLAQAFTIGESFVGNDDVALILGDNIFYGQGFTPLLQKAAKRQSGATVFGYRVSNPQRYGVVAFDNHQRAKSIEEKPKNPKSEFAVTGLYFYDNKVLDIAKETRPSSRGELEITDINKAYLEADELNVELLGRGFAWLDTGTPEALFDASQFIETVEKRQGFKVACLEEIAFYMNYVTRDELLQRIASMKNNDYKKYLLRVVDRAQGSENWYETNQDHRLELMK; encoded by the coding sequence ATGAAAGGAATTATTCTTGCTGGTGGGAGCGGCTCGAGATTATATCCAATGACAAAAAGCATATCGAAACAAATGCTTCCAGTCTACGATAAACCTATGATTTACTATCCATTATCTGTGTTAATGTTATCTGGAATTAAAGATATTTTAATTATCTCCACTCCAAAAGATACGCCGAGATTTCAGGAATTGCTTGGAGATGGCAGTCAATTTGGCATTTCACTTTCATATAAAGTGCAGTCTTCTCCGGATGGGCTGGCACAAGCATTTACGATTGGAGAATCTTTTGTTGGGAATGATGATGTTGCCCTTATTCTTGGTGACAACATCTTTTACGGCCAAGGTTTTACACCGCTTCTCCAAAAAGCAGCGAAAAGACAGTCAGGTGCAACTGTTTTCGGCTACCGGGTCAGTAATCCGCAAAGATACGGTGTTGTAGCATTTGATAATCATCAGCGTGCTAAGTCTATTGAAGAGAAACCAAAAAATCCAAAATCGGAATTTGCAGTGACTGGTCTTTATTTTTATGACAATAAAGTGCTTGATATTGCGAAAGAAACACGTCCTTCTTCTCGTGGAGAACTAGAAATCACCGATATTAATAAAGCTTATTTAGAAGCAGATGAGCTGAATGTTGAGCTCTTAGGCCGCGGGTTCGCATGGCTTGATACTGGTACGCCGGAAGCTTTATTTGATGCTTCACAGTTTATCGAAACCGTAGAAAAACGACAAGGATTTAAAGTAGCATGCCTTGAAGAAATTGCATTTTACATGAACTATGTCACACGTGATGAATTACTTCAAAGAATAGCCTCTATGAAAAACAATGATTACAAAAAATACTTGCTCCGCGTGGTAGACAGGGCACAAGGCTCTGAAAACTGGTACGAAACAAATCAAGACCACCGATTGGAATTGATGAAATAA
- a CDS encoding DUF3021 domain-containing protein has translation MKTFLFRSMIGIFFGAFLAVAITNCAVYFGGQELLDGETFLKNSLGSIFCGWFFTVSPLYFELKNLRLSQQTALHFMTVTILYFSLSFWIGWIPLHLKSILFFSGMFLTTYAIIWLSFYFYFKNIAKKLNQDLENI, from the coding sequence ATGAAAACCTTTTTGTTTAGAAGCATGATTGGTATTTTTTTCGGCGCATTCCTTGCAGTGGCGATAACTAATTGCGCCGTATACTTTGGAGGACAAGAATTATTAGATGGAGAGACATTTCTTAAAAATTCCCTTGGTTCTATTTTCTGCGGCTGGTTTTTTACCGTCTCCCCACTTTATTTTGAATTGAAAAACCTTCGCCTTTCGCAGCAGACAGCGCTGCATTTCATGACGGTTACCATTCTTTATTTCAGTTTATCTTTTTGGATAGGATGGATTCCATTACACCTTAAGAGCATACTCTTCTTCTCTGGAATGTTTCTAACCACCTATGCAATTATTTGGTTGAGCTTTTATTTTTATTTTAAAAATATAGCCAAAAAATTGAACCAAGATTTAGAAAATATTTAA
- the rffA gene encoding dTDP-4-amino-4,6-dideoxygalactose transaminase, which yields MIPFNKPPITGYEQQYIDQAINNGKLAGDGSFTKSCNQWIEQRFNCPKAFLTPSCTHALEMAALLAGIGPGDEVIMPSYTFVSTANAFVLRGAVIVFVDIRPDTMNIDERLIEEAVTSKTKAIVPVHYAGVACEMDEILAIAKKHNLTVIEDAAQGVMSTYKGQALGTIGDLGCYSFHETKNYTSGEGGALLVNNKQWQERAEIIREKGTNRSQFFRGQVDKYTWVDAGSSYLPSELNAAFLYTQLELAETINNERLKAWHKYYEELAPLAEKGRAELPHIPTNCVHNAHMFYLKTKDLEDRTALIDWLKQHDIMSAFHYVPLHSSKAGKRFGRFYGNDRFTTRESDRLVRLPMYYGLSEEKVKYIAETVRSFYAC from the coding sequence TTGATTCCTTTTAACAAACCACCAATAACCGGGTATGAACAGCAATATATAGACCAGGCAATCAACAACGGCAAACTCGCTGGCGATGGCAGCTTTACAAAGTCTTGCAATCAATGGATCGAGCAGCGATTTAATTGTCCAAAAGCCTTTTTAACTCCATCCTGTACGCATGCCCTTGAAATGGCAGCTCTGCTTGCTGGCATAGGTCCCGGAGATGAAGTAATTATGCCTTCCTATACCTTTGTGTCGACTGCAAATGCGTTTGTACTTCGGGGAGCTGTTATCGTTTTTGTAGACATACGTCCGGACACGATGAATATAGATGAACGTCTAATTGAAGAAGCTGTAACCTCTAAAACCAAAGCGATTGTCCCAGTTCATTATGCTGGTGTCGCTTGTGAGATGGATGAGATTTTAGCGATAGCGAAAAAGCATAATCTAACGGTCATTGAAGATGCAGCTCAAGGGGTAATGAGTACGTATAAGGGCCAGGCACTCGGAACGATCGGAGACCTTGGCTGCTACAGCTTTCATGAAACTAAAAATTACACGAGCGGGGAAGGCGGTGCTCTTCTCGTTAACAACAAACAATGGCAAGAGCGCGCAGAAATTATTAGAGAAAAGGGAACAAACCGTTCGCAGTTTTTCCGCGGCCAGGTGGATAAATACACTTGGGTGGACGCTGGTTCTTCTTATTTACCAAGTGAATTGAATGCGGCCTTTTTATATACGCAATTGGAACTAGCGGAAACCATTAATAACGAAAGACTAAAGGCATGGCATAAATATTATGAGGAATTGGCTCCTTTAGCTGAAAAGGGAAGAGCAGAACTGCCGCATATTCCCACTAATTGTGTACACAATGCCCACATGTTTTATTTAAAAACGAAAGATCTAGAAGATAGAACAGCACTTATTGATTGGTTAAAACAACATGACATTATGAGTGCTTTTCACTATGTACCACTGCATTCCTCTAAAGCCGGGAAGCGTTTTGGACGCTTTTATGGAAACGACCGGTTTACGACACGTGAGAGTGACCGGCTGGTACGACTGCCGATGTATTATGGCCTTTCGGAAGAAAAAGTGAAGTATATAGCGGAAACAGTTAGGAGCTTCTATGCATGTTAA
- a CDS encoding chromate transporter gives MIYWEIFMAFFIPGIVGYGGGPASIPLIEHEVVNRYEMVSVEQFGEILALGNTLPGPIATKMAGYIGYETAGLPGAAIAIFATVAPSLIAMILLLGILIKFKDSPRVKQMTIFIRPAIAVLLGVLAYQFFNNGLAEAGVFHTVILGGGSFLLFEKSKIHPAIVILLALVYGVIFLS, from the coding sequence ATGATTTATTGGGAAATTTTCATGGCATTTTTTATTCCTGGTATCGTCGGATACGGCGGCGGGCCAGCTTCTATACCGTTAATTGAACATGAGGTAGTAAATAGATATGAGATGGTGAGTGTCGAGCAATTTGGAGAAATTCTTGCTTTAGGCAACACATTACCAGGACCTATTGCCACAAAAATGGCTGGTTATATCGGATATGAAACAGCAGGTCTGCCGGGAGCTGCGATTGCAATATTTGCCACCGTAGCCCCTTCCTTGATTGCAATGATCCTGCTTTTAGGGATATTAATTAAATTTAAAGATTCCCCTCGAGTAAAACAAATGACAATTTTCATTCGCCCGGCAATAGCCGTTCTGCTCGGTGTACTCGCCTACCAATTTTTCAACAATGGATTGGCAGAAGCGGGAGTCTTCCACACTGTCATATTAGGCGGAGGAAGCTTTCTATTATTCGAGAAAAGTAAAATACACCCAGCTATTGTCATATTGCTTGCTCTCGTTTATGGAGTTATTTTTTTATCATAA
- the rfbB gene encoding dTDP-glucose 4,6-dehydratase has translation MKNVQTILVTGGAGFIGLNFISYFAYKYPNITIINLDKLTYAADTAELKNVRELPNHIFIEGDICDRQLVERLFKEHDIQGVIHFAAESHVDRSIDGPEAFIQTNINGTFTLLDVAKNHWMTRAGEVRSGYESARFHHISTDEVYGSLGKTGLFSEHSPYAPNSPYSASKASSDMLVRSYFHTYGMNVVTTQCSNNYGPKQHSEKLIPTIIRKALQLEPIPIYGDGQNIRDWLYVLDHCKGIDLVFQEGRKGETYNIGGNNERTNLYIAKKICKHLDSLAPKAKRNAKMESYEDLITFVEDRPGHDRRYAVDASKIENELGWQAEENFESGILKTVEWYVNHAKY, from the coding sequence ATGAAAAACGTGCAAACTATTCTCGTAACAGGTGGAGCAGGATTTATAGGACTAAATTTTATTTCCTATTTTGCTTATAAATATCCTAATATTACAATTATTAATCTTGATAAATTAACGTATGCTGCTGATACGGCAGAACTGAAAAACGTAAGGGAACTGCCGAATCATATATTCATCGAAGGAGATATATGTGATCGGCAGCTAGTGGAACGATTATTCAAAGAGCATGACATTCAAGGCGTTATCCATTTTGCTGCCGAATCCCACGTGGACCGGTCCATTGACGGTCCAGAGGCCTTTATTCAAACAAATATTAACGGGACTTTTACCTTGCTTGATGTTGCAAAAAATCATTGGATGACAAGAGCGGGAGAGGTTCGTTCTGGTTATGAATCGGCTCGTTTTCATCATATTTCTACCGATGAAGTGTACGGATCGCTAGGTAAAACCGGGTTGTTTAGTGAACACTCTCCTTATGCTCCAAACAGTCCGTACAGTGCCAGCAAAGCAAGCTCTGATATGCTTGTCCGCAGCTATTTTCACACTTACGGTATGAATGTTGTAACTACTCAATGTTCAAACAATTACGGGCCAAAGCAGCATAGTGAAAAGCTGATACCAACTATTATCAGGAAAGCCTTGCAGCTAGAACCTATTCCAATTTATGGGGATGGTCAAAACATTAGAGACTGGTTGTATGTCTTGGACCACTGTAAAGGCATTGATCTTGTGTTTCAAGAAGGACGAAAAGGAGAAACATATAACATTGGCGGAAACAATGAACGAACCAACCTGTATATCGCCAAGAAAATCTGTAAGCATCTCGATAGTCTCGCACCGAAGGCAAAGAGAAATGCAAAAATGGAAAGTTATGAAGACCTGATTACTTTTGTAGAGGATCGGCCCGGCCATGACCGCAGATATGCAGTTGATGCAAGCAAAATTGAAAACGAGCTCGGCTGGCAGGCTGAGGAAAATTTCGAGTCGGGAATATTAAAAACAGTGGAGTGGTATGTCAATCATGCAAAATACTAA
- a CDS encoding MerR family transcriptional regulator, with protein MKIKELADLVGISVRTLHHYDEIGLFKPEKTNASGHRLYFEDDLEVLQQILFYKELGFPLKKIKEIIHSPDFDRQEALELHRKTLLEKSCRISKMLELIEKMIQHSKGEIRMSNKEKFEGFNFSHNPYEQEARERWGDRAVDHSNNKIRNMSKEEQKNLEEEMSFIYRNLADLRHQSPSSQEAQSAIHKWFEWLNTIGDYSLEAFKGLGQLYVDDKRFTKNIDQFGEGLALFMRDAMAVYADNSQQ; from the coding sequence ATGAAGATAAAAGAACTTGCAGACCTAGTAGGTATCAGCGTAAGAACCCTTCATCATTACGATGAAATCGGATTGTTTAAACCAGAAAAAACAAATGCTTCGGGCCACCGCCTGTATTTTGAGGATGATCTGGAAGTACTGCAGCAAATCTTGTTTTATAAAGAACTTGGTTTTCCTTTGAAAAAAATAAAAGAAATTATACACAGTCCTGATTTTGATCGTCAAGAAGCGCTGGAACTGCACCGAAAAACACTATTAGAAAAAAGCTGCAGAATAAGTAAAATGCTTGAATTGATAGAGAAAATGATCCAACATTCAAAAGGAGAAATTAGAATGTCTAATAAAGAAAAGTTCGAAGGATTTAATTTCAGTCACAATCCGTATGAGCAAGAAGCTCGGGAACGCTGGGGAGATAGAGCAGTTGATCATTCTAATAACAAAATAAGAAACATGTCTAAAGAGGAACAAAAAAATCTGGAAGAAGAAATGAGTTTCATTTATAGAAATTTAGCAGACCTGCGCCATCAGTCTCCCTCTTCACAAGAAGCTCAATCTGCTATTCATAAGTGGTTTGAATGGTTGAATACTATTGGAGATTACTCGCTTGAAGCTTTCAAAGGCTTAGGCCAGTTGTACGTGGATGACAAACGATTCACAAAAAATATTGATCAATTCGGGGAAGGTCTGGCCTTATTTATGCGGGATGCAATGGCAGTATATGCTGATAATAGCCAACAATAA
- a CDS encoding chromate transporter yields the protein MMNWSLHKHIFIAFFRAGMLGYGGGPASIPLVHKEVVENFEWITDEEFYDILAIGNTLPGPIFTKMAGYIGYRIGGMMGVFNAIVASVIPTVILMITLVGILMTFRSSPFIEGMTQAIAPVVGVMLLTLTYNTLKSTKQRSSWLFVIILTLISIIILELLNIHPAFFIVILLIIGFSYRKKPNTTS from the coding sequence ATGATGAATTGGTCCTTACACAAACATATTTTCATAGCATTTTTTCGAGCAGGCATGCTCGGTTATGGCGGGGGCCCTGCTTCCATTCCTCTTGTTCACAAAGAAGTTGTAGAAAATTTTGAATGGATTACAGACGAAGAGTTTTATGACATTTTAGCAATCGGCAACACACTTCCAGGGCCTATTTTCACTAAAATGGCCGGATATATTGGATATCGGATCGGAGGTATGATGGGTGTCTTTAATGCGATCGTTGCCTCAGTAATTCCGACAGTCATACTAATGATTACCCTTGTCGGCATTCTTATGACCTTTCGTTCCTCTCCCTTTATTGAAGGAATGACTCAAGCTATAGCACCTGTGGTAGGTGTTATGTTACTAACTTTAACCTATAACACCCTAAAAAGCACAAAGCAGAGATCGAGTTGGCTATTCGTAATTATTCTCACTTTAATCAGTATTATCATTTTAGAATTGTTAAATATTCACCCTGCATTTTTCATTGTTATTCTTTTGATTATTGGGTTTTCTTACCGGAAGAAACCTAACACTACTTCTTAG
- a CDS encoding EamA family transporter has translation MGYLYIFGTIFFTVYGQIMLKWRISKYSGLPDGLQEKVFFLLKLLFDPLILSGFLSAFVASLFWMAAMTKFDLSYAYPFMSLSFMLVFLLSIFLFHEAVTAHKMIGLFLIIAGIIVTSQSA, from the coding sequence TTGGGTTATTTATATATATTTGGCACGATATTTTTCACTGTCTATGGACAAATCATGCTAAAATGGCGGATTTCTAAGTACAGCGGTCTGCCTGATGGGCTTCAGGAAAAGGTTTTTTTTCTCCTGAAGCTCTTATTTGACCCGCTCATTCTTTCGGGGTTTCTTTCCGCATTTGTAGCATCTCTCTTTTGGATGGCCGCCATGACTAAGTTTGATCTTAGTTATGCTTATCCGTTTATGAGTTTATCGTTTATGCTTGTCTTTTTATTATCTATTTTTCTATTCCATGAAGCGGTTACTGCCCACAAAATGATAGGTCTTTTCCTCATCATTGCGGGGATTATTGTAACCAGCCAGTCTGCCTGA
- a CDS encoding glycosyltransferase family 2 protein, which translates to MQNTNPHISVVTPVYGCGDCLIQLYNRLKDTLEQISPHFEIIMVEDNSPDQSWDVIQQLTNKDNRVKGVRLARNFGQHVAITAGLDQAVGDWVVVMDCDLQDQPEEIITLYEKVQEGFEVVFARRHIRHDNLFKKGSSKLFYKVYDYFTENKTDPAIANFSISSRKVIKNFQQLREQNRNFPLFIQWMGFDTAAVNVEHKERAYGSSSYSLSKLINLAIEGIVAQSNKPLRLSIKFGFLLSFGAVLYGLYLMYQYFFMFQPVPGWTSMMVSIYFIGGLIFANLGVLGLYMGKVFNEVKNRPLYIVQESIGFEENNVNKTMNHRVKRSK; encoded by the coding sequence ATGCAAAATACTAATCCGCACATTTCAGTCGTAACCCCCGTATACGGATGCGGTGATTGTTTAATTCAACTATACAATCGTTTAAAAGACACTCTTGAACAAATATCACCTCATTTTGAAATCATAATGGTAGAAGACAACAGTCCAGACCAATCATGGGATGTTATTCAGCAATTGACAAACAAAGATAACCGCGTCAAGGGAGTCCGTTTAGCTAGAAATTTTGGACAGCATGTTGCAATAACGGCTGGGCTTGATCAGGCTGTTGGAGATTGGGTAGTCGTCATGGACTGTGATCTCCAGGACCAGCCAGAAGAAATCATCACATTATATGAAAAAGTTCAAGAAGGCTTTGAAGTGGTATTTGCTAGAAGACATATTCGTCATGATAATCTATTTAAAAAGGGAAGCTCTAAGCTGTTTTACAAGGTCTATGATTATTTTACAGAGAATAAAACAGATCCTGCTATTGCAAACTTCAGTATTTCTTCTCGTAAAGTAATAAAAAACTTTCAGCAATTACGAGAGCAGAATCGTAATTTTCCGTTGTTTATTCAATGGATGGGTTTCGATACTGCAGCAGTAAATGTGGAGCATAAAGAGAGAGCATACGGATCCTCCTCTTATAGTTTATCGAAACTTATTAATCTAGCTATTGAAGGCATTGTAGCACAGTCCAACAAACCGCTGCGTTTATCTATAAAATTTGGGTTTTTACTATCATTTGGGGCCGTTTTGTACGGTCTATATTTAATGTATCAATACTTTTTTATGTTTCAGCCTGTTCCAGGGTGGACCAGTATGATGGTTTCCATTTATTTTATTGGAGGATTGATTTTTGCCAACTTAGGAGTGCTTGGTCTTTACATGGGGAAGGTATTTAATGAAGTAAAGAACAGGCCGCTGTATATTGTGCAAGAATCGATTGGTTTTGAAGAAAACAATGTAAATAAGACAATGAACCATAGAGTGAAAAGAAGTAAATGA
- a CDS encoding GNAT family N-acetyltransferase, which yields MRQEIIRETPWDKPALKLDTYELLEYSEEALQKSDHLKGHFTIKVDPLESKQLLHTYGFYYTDTLLTPVCKKERFTPFVDKKLTLLSDVKREEIIAISKGAYDHGRFHRDFKLEKSGADQRYDNWLNQLYDEGNVWGLLYEDELAGFFAFSENQVLLQAFKPEYQGRGLAKYFWSRAVRSLFEEGHVEIKTSISAANLAMVNLTASLGFKFADAVDVYHKLNQ from the coding sequence ATGAGACAAGAAATTATTCGCGAAACACCATGGGATAAACCCGCTTTAAAGCTCGACACTTATGAATTGCTAGAGTATTCGGAAGAAGCGTTGCAAAAAAGTGACCATTTAAAAGGGCATTTTACCATTAAAGTAGACCCATTAGAGTCAAAACAACTTCTTCATACGTATGGTTTTTATTATACCGATACACTGCTGACTCCGGTGTGCAAAAAAGAACGTTTCACTCCGTTTGTGGATAAGAAATTAACTTTATTATCAGATGTGAAAAGAGAGGAAATTATAGCGATCTCAAAAGGTGCCTACGACCACGGACGCTTTCATCGTGATTTTAAATTAGAAAAAAGCGGAGCTGATCAACGCTATGATAATTGGTTAAATCAGTTATACGATGAAGGGAATGTGTGGGGCCTGCTTTATGAAGACGAGCTCGCAGGCTTCTTCGCTTTTTCGGAAAATCAAGTACTGCTGCAAGCCTTTAAACCTGAATATCAAGGCAGGGGTTTAGCAAAATATTTTTGGAGCCGGGCCGTTCGTTCTTTATTTGAAGAAGGACATGTCGAAATTAAAACGTCCATTTCTGCTGCAAACCTTGCAATGGTAAATCTGACTGCCTCTTTAGGGTTTAAATTTGCAGACGCGGTCGATGTTTATCATAAATTAAATCAGTAA
- a CDS encoding STAS/SEC14 domain-containing protein, with product MLVEFEGKTTQEDARALDNHVETHFKDNEPFNVIAVMHDIDGTTLKGVIEGVKFDTKRWNQLNKFAVVSEKKTVETSAELGDLLPGIKSKHFNKDELEEAWNWLKK from the coding sequence TTGCTAGTCGAATTTGAGGGAAAAACCACGCAAGAAGACGCCAGGGCACTAGATAATCATGTGGAAACTCATTTTAAAGATAACGAACCATTCAATGTTATTGCTGTCATGCATGATATAGATGGTACAACCCTTAAGGGAGTCATAGAAGGTGTGAAATTTGATACAAAACGCTGGAATCAGCTTAATAAATTTGCTGTAGTGAGTGAAAAAAAGACAGTGGAAACATCAGCGGAATTAGGTGATTTATTGCCAGGCATTAAATCAAAGCACTTTAATAAAGATGAATTAGAAGAAGCTTGGAATTGGCTAAAAAAGTAA
- a CDS encoding PadR family transcriptional regulator — protein MSSKISTDLIRGHTVTIILNILSQGDSYGYEIYKRIIELSGSQYELKEATLYTAFRRLQKEGYILSYWGDETQGGRRKYYRITDEGRERLKQSIKEWNFAKEILDKLIKGVIDYDTEQK, from the coding sequence ATGAGCAGTAAAATTTCGACTGATCTTATTAGAGGTCATACGGTGACAATTATTCTAAACATACTTAGCCAAGGAGATAGCTATGGTTATGAAATATATAAGCGCATCATTGAATTAAGCGGCAGCCAATATGAATTAAAAGAAGCAACTTTATATACCGCATTTCGGCGTCTTCAGAAAGAGGGCTATATCCTTTCTTATTGGGGGGATGAAACGCAAGGAGGAAGACGGAAATATTATCGAATTACCGATGAAGGCAGGGAACGCTTAAAGCAAAGTATTAAGGAATGGAACTTTGCAAAAGAGATACTCGATAAGTTGATTAAAGGAGTGATAGATTATGACACAGAACAAAAATAA
- a CDS encoding permease prefix domain 1-containing protein, with product MTVRNFELKEELFTNIKEKISDYKLQGMEEEEAYKEAVISMGDLSGLVDDMRRIGQDKAKSSVYTTMTARIATAGIIAGVLLILFGLLTSAMLYFMNLPGVSVTGPAVFIVAGGALLTYSVLTKETAKRYVMNKIRASLYSLAIGLILFGIYTAMAAGTATGELFIAIGAFMFFFLSGTGLYLGLLFTGRNRRKELY from the coding sequence GTGACAGTCAGGAACTTCGAACTGAAAGAAGAACTGTTTACAAACATAAAAGAAAAAATATCGGATTATAAATTACAAGGGATGGAAGAAGAAGAGGCATATAAGGAAGCGGTTATTTCGATGGGAGATTTAAGCGGACTGGTCGATGATATGAGGAGGATAGGGCAGGATAAAGCGAAATCTTCTGTCTATACAACAATGACAGCACGTATTGCAACTGCTGGAATCATTGCTGGTGTACTGCTGATTCTGTTTGGATTATTAACGTCTGCTATGCTTTACTTCATGAATCTGCCTGGAGTAAGTGTAACTGGGCCTGCAGTGTTCATCGTTGCAGGAGGGGCATTATTAACCTATAGTGTTCTGACAAAAGAAACCGCTAAAAGATATGTAATGAATAAAATTCGTGCTTCGCTCTATTCGTTAGCGATTGGGTTGATTTTATTTGGAATATATACAGCAATGGCAGCAGGAACAGCAACCGGCGAGCTATTTATAGCAATTGGCGCGTTTATGTTTTTCTTTTTAAGCGGGACTGGACTATATTTAGGTCTCCTTTTTACCGGTAGAAACAGGAGAAAAGAATTATATTAA